A window of Candidatus Saccharibacteria bacterium contains these coding sequences:
- a CDS encoding aminopeptidase P family protein, which produces MIPNPFNAGFYSGNRRALSEQLPDNAVVILGAHQHMQEAADINFGFRQEPNFQYLTGIIEPDWRLVIDKAKGQSMLVRPQMNEVHEAFNGLLTAEEAIVRSGVDRVMTQAQYLRWLKSAVAAKKTFFTLFPQTRLARFMHIALNPSPRLLVRHLKAHGATPQDCRRMLSKLRAIKQAPEIEALQAAIDITNAGLEAAIARRHDFRYEYEYEAIMSYEFLRHGAEGVAWKPIVAAGKNSCIMHHPDNMGRIKSGDWIVTDVGARVHGYVADVARTFPTGKKSAAWQRDIHAAAVAYHDEAMALIQPGRPLSEYVQGSDRILLEKLRALGLISRKGRRAMRRRMPHAIGHGLGIDAHDSLGGFETFQPGMVLTVEPGIYVPEREFGVRIENDILVTEDGHRNLSGALPIDIAVSA; this is translated from the coding sequence ATGATTCCAAATCCGTTCAATGCCGGTTTTTATAGCGGCAACCGCCGTGCGTTGTCCGAGCAGCTGCCTGATAACGCCGTGGTGATTCTTGGTGCCCATCAGCACATGCAGGAGGCAGCTGATATCAATTTCGGGTTCCGGCAGGAACCGAATTTCCAGTACCTTACCGGCATCATCGAGCCTGACTGGCGGCTGGTCATCGACAAGGCGAAGGGCCAGTCCATGCTGGTGCGTCCGCAGATGAATGAGGTGCACGAGGCGTTCAACGGCCTGCTGACTGCCGAGGAGGCCATTGTCCGCAGCGGGGTCGACCGTGTCATGACCCAGGCCCAGTACCTGCGCTGGCTCAAGTCGGCGGTAGCGGCCAAGAAAACATTCTTCACCCTGTTTCCGCAGACGCGCCTGGCGCGCTTCATGCACATCGCCCTCAACCCGTCGCCGCGGTTGCTGGTGCGCCATCTCAAGGCGCACGGTGCCACACCGCAGGATTGCCGGCGCATGCTTTCCAAACTCAGGGCTATCAAGCAGGCCCCCGAGATCGAAGCATTACAGGCGGCCATCGATATCACCAATGCCGGGCTGGAAGCGGCTATCGCCCGCCGGCACGATTTCAGATATGAATACGAGTACGAGGCAATTATGTCCTATGAGTTTTTGCGGCACGGTGCCGAAGGCGTCGCCTGGAAACCGATCGTTGCCGCCGGCAAAAACAGCTGCATCATGCACCACCCCGACAATATGGGCCGCATCAAGTCGGGTGACTGGATCGTGACCGATGTCGGCGCACGCGTGCATGGCTATGTGGCCGATGTGGCACGGACATTCCCGACCGGCAAAAAATCGGCTGCCTGGCAGCGCGACATCCATGCCGCCGCCGTGGCCTATCACGACGAGGCGATGGCACTGATCCAGCCGGGCCGGCCGCTCAGTGAGTATGTGCAGGGCAGTGACCGTATCCTGCTCGAGAAGCTGCGCGCCCTGGGCCTGATATCGCGCAAGGGGCGGCGGGCAATGCGACGGCGCATGCCGCACGCCATCGGGCATGGCCTGGGGATCGATGCGCATGATTCGCTCGGCGGCTTCGAGACCTTCCAGCCCGGCATGGTCCTGACAGTCGAGCCAGGCATCTATGTGCCGGAACGCGAGTTCGGCGTGCGCATCGAAAACGATATCTTAGTGACCGAAGACGGCCACCGTAACCTGAGCGGTGCGCTACCGATTGATATTGCGGTGTCAGCATAA
- a CDS encoding phage holin family protein — MSSQVSIKRQFAVFCLRLLFNTLGLWIAIRLLADNGITFTGGLELIFFGGLMLSVVNTLLKPIIVIFSLPAILLSLGLFMIIVNGVMVFIAAALTPSLDVTFGAAVLAGMIIAVVNYALSGVLELNKR, encoded by the coding sequence ATGAGTTCACAAGTAAGCATCAAACGTCAATTCGCCGTGTTTTGCCTGCGGCTGCTTTTCAATACGCTCGGGCTTTGGATCGCCATCCGCCTGCTGGCTGACAACGGCATTACCTTTACCGGCGGGCTGGAGCTGATATTCTTCGGCGGCCTGATGCTGTCGGTGGTCAATACGCTGCTCAAACCGATAATCGTCATCTTCTCGCTGCCTGCCATCCTGCTTTCGCTCGGGCTGTTCATGATCATTGTCAACGGCGTGATGGTCTTTATCGCGGCCGCACTGACACCGAGCCTCGACGTGACGTTCGGTGCGGCGGTACTGGCCGGTATGATCATCGCCGTGGTCAACTATGCCTTGTCGGGTGTGCTAGAATTGAATAAACGATAG
- the secG gene encoding preprotein translocase subunit SecG, which translates to MLQIIAIVSGILMIIMILLQQRGASLGAGFGSSGELYTSRRGTDKSLFEATIVAAVVFTASIIISLVRG; encoded by the coding sequence ATGTTACAAATAATTGCCATCGTGTCCGGTATCCTGATGATCATCATGATCCTGCTGCAGCAGCGCGGCGCCTCGCTCGGAGCCGGTTTTGGTAGCTCCGGTGAGCTCTACACCTCCCGTCGCGGTACTGATAAGAGCCTGTTTGAAGCGACCATCGTAGCAGCGGTCGTCTTTACCGCTTCCATCATTATCTCGCTAGTCCGCGGGTAG
- a CDS encoding peptide ABC transporter substrate-binding protein, whose protein sequence is MAQGSKSDKDFEQTDGPAPGHEVGRLKRLERATALHANNFIIRRIENLKEVRRTAIFWVICAAALIIIGAIQVNLSRPLYSHVGQREGGSYVEGMVGEVATLNPILVTSAAERSVSRLLFASLLSVDEEGEYVGQLARSWSLDDTGKVYTVDLKPNLKWSDGVALTSRDVVFTVQTIQNPAVRSPYASAWREVIIEAVDDDTLTIKLPSEYAPFLGSLTVGILPQHLLASVSADRLRNASFNERPLVGSGPFDFRSLSAGRSQNSQQDITLTASDTYLGGKPKVERFIMRLYEDSDQLTNALRDREIMAATDIPHNQLDVFKDDKSLRISNLKPFSAVYAFFKQSAPPLDDAKVRKALLMALDRPNLVSKLQGVELIEGPLLPGQLGYDPNARQAGYDPAKAAALLDEAGWKLSGNVRKKDGQPLHINLVGINSGDYNQVLDSLHAAWSRLGVEVKSNLETREGFQANVISPHSYDVLVYELSLGRDSDTFAYWHSSQAEPGRLNLAEYRSPLADEALNSGRIRGDQALRAIKYKAFANTWLADTPAIALYRPNVAYVSLAKTKSVTDREVGDITERLSNVVYWSAEAGWLDNTR, encoded by the coding sequence GTGGCCCAAGGCAGCAAAAGCGATAAAGACTTTGAGCAGACCGATGGCCCGGCACCGGGCCATGAGGTCGGCCGTCTCAAGCGGCTGGAGCGGGCCACCGCATTGCATGCCAACAACTTCATCATCAGGCGCATCGAGAATCTCAAGGAAGTCCGCCGGACGGCCATATTCTGGGTCATCTGTGCCGCTGCTTTGATTATCATCGGTGCCATCCAGGTCAATCTCAGCCGGCCGCTATACAGCCATGTCGGCCAGCGTGAAGGCGGCAGCTATGTGGAGGGTATGGTCGGTGAAGTCGCCACGCTCAATCCGATTCTGGTTACCAGCGCCGCCGAACGCTCGGTCTCGCGCCTGCTGTTCGCCAGCCTGCTAAGCGTTGATGAGGAAGGTGAATATGTAGGGCAGCTCGCCCGGTCGTGGTCGCTTGATGATACCGGCAAGGTCTACACCGTCGATCTGAAACCAAACCTCAAGTGGAGCGATGGCGTCGCCCTGACCAGCCGCGACGTCGTCTTTACTGTCCAGACCATCCAGAACCCGGCCGTGCGCTCGCCCTATGCCAGTGCCTGGCGCGAGGTGATCATCGAAGCCGTCGACGACGACACGCTGACCATCAAACTGCCAAGCGAGTACGCGCCGTTCCTGGGCTCCCTGACCGTCGGCATCCTGCCGCAGCACCTGCTGGCCTCGGTCTCTGCCGACCGTCTCCGTAACGCCAGCTTCAATGAACGCCCCCTGGTGGGCAGCGGTCCCTTCGATTTCCGTAGCCTCTCTGCCGGCCGCAGCCAGAATTCCCAGCAGGATATCACCCTGACTGCCAGCGATACCTACCTGGGCGGCAAGCCCAAGGTTGAGCGCTTCATTATGCGCCTATATGAGGATAGCGATCAGCTGACCAACGCCCTGCGTGACCGGGAAATCATGGCTGCGACCGACATTCCGCACAACCAGCTGGATGTCTTCAAAGATGACAAATCGCTGCGCATCAGCAACCTGAAGCCCTTCAGCGCCGTCTACGCCTTCTTCAAGCAAAGCGCGCCGCCACTCGACGATGCCAAGGTGCGCAAAGCACTGCTGATGGCTCTGGACCGCCCGAATCTTGTCAGCAAGCTGCAAGGCGTCGAGCTGATCGAAGGGCCGCTGCTGCCCGGCCAGCTGGGCTACGATCCGAATGCCCGCCAGGCTGGTTACGACCCGGCTAAGGCCGCCGCGCTGCTCGATGAAGCCGGCTGGAAGCTCTCGGGTAATGTCCGCAAGAAAGACGGGCAGCCGTTGCATATCAACCTGGTCGGCATCAACAGCGGCGACTATAACCAGGTACTCGATTCATTGCACGCGGCCTGGTCCCGCCTGGGCGTAGAGGTCAAGTCGAACCTCGAGACCCGCGAGGGCTTCCAGGCCAATGTCATCTCTCCGCACTCCTACGACGTACTGGTTTACGAACTGTCCCTGGGCCGCGACAGCGACACCTTTGCCTACTGGCACTCTTCCCAGGCCGAACCGGGCCGCCTGAACCTGGCCGAATACCGTTCACCGCTGGCTGACGAAGCACTCAACTCCGGCCGTATCCGGGGAGACCAGGCTCTGCGTGCTATCAAGTACAAGGCCTTTGCCAACACCTGGCTGGCCGACACGCCGGCAATCGCCCTGTATCGTCCGAACGTCGCGTATGTATCATTAGCCAAGACGAAGTCCGTCACTGACCGCGAAGTCGGTGATATTACCGAGCGCCTGAGCAACGTCGTCTACTGGTCGGCCGAAGCCGGCTGGCTCGACAATACCCGCTAG
- a CDS encoding FAD-binding protein — translation MNKITSYLQEHIAGEILTSAAARRYFSTDASVLSVAPLFVVYPKNAADIRKIARFSWQLAEKGHKLPITARGRGTDLSGAAIGSGLVMVFPAHMNRLLEMDTKQKLVRLQPGMNFRTLQDVLETHNLFLPPYPASYNYSSVGGAIANNSAGEKTLKYGSMREYVRNLEVILSNGDVIQTKRLNKRELSQKQGLDTFEGEIYRQLDSILTDNAALIDDHDRDFAGISKRASGYSLFDIKRADGSFDLTPLLVGSQGTLGIVSEAIVSVSAAVPSTTLVAIECEDIDIATAAIEAVTPLGPSTLEMVDKHLLKTVGETHPTLLEDLVSEPYPGILLLAEFDDDSARKQQAKIKKLQKLLQGITNKVTISTDAEEQEDFWAIRRAAAFVMSANQGGRAALPFIEDAAVPPEKFKLLLNGLYALLEKYHLEMAVWGHAGDANLHVQPLMDLSQLSDRQRLMKLMTEYNALVIKLGGIISAEHNDGRLRAPFLQAQHGDDMLAVFKQVKKLFDPYGILNPGVKFGTDLKGVVGSLRTSYSIEHLHDYLPYS, via the coding sequence ATGAATAAGATCACCTCATATTTACAGGAGCACATCGCAGGCGAAATCCTGACTTCTGCGGCCGCGCGGCGCTATTTCTCGACTGATGCCAGCGTTCTTTCGGTTGCGCCGTTATTTGTCGTGTACCCCAAGAATGCCGCTGATATCCGCAAGATCGCCCGCTTCAGCTGGCAGCTGGCCGAAAAAGGCCACAAACTGCCGATTACCGCCCGTGGCCGCGGCACCGACCTGTCTGGCGCTGCCATCGGTTCCGGCCTGGTCATGGTCTTTCCCGCCCACATGAACCGTCTGCTCGAAATGGACACCAAGCAGAAGCTGGTGCGCCTGCAGCCGGGCATGAATTTCCGGACGCTGCAGGATGTCCTGGAGACGCACAACCTGTTCCTGCCGCCGTATCCTGCCTCATATAACTACTCTTCGGTCGGGGGTGCCATCGCCAATAATTCAGCGGGCGAGAAGACGCTGAAGTACGGCTCGATGCGTGAGTATGTGCGCAACCTCGAGGTGATCCTTAGCAACGGCGATGTCATTCAGACCAAGCGCCTGAACAAGCGTGAACTGAGTCAGAAGCAGGGGCTTGATACCTTTGAGGGCGAGATTTACCGCCAGCTTGATTCCATCCTGACCGATAACGCCGCACTGATCGATGACCACGACCGTGATTTTGCCGGCATCTCCAAGCGTGCCTCGGGCTACTCGCTCTTCGACATCAAACGGGCTGACGGTTCGTTCGACCTGACGCCGCTGTTGGTGGGGTCGCAGGGGACGCTGGGTATCGTTAGTGAGGCCATCGTCAGCGTTTCGGCTGCCGTGCCGTCGACGACGCTGGTGGCCATCGAATGTGAAGACATCGACATTGCCACGGCGGCCATCGAAGCTGTGACGCCGCTGGGGCCGAGCACGCTCGAAATGGTCGACAAGCATTTGCTGAAGACCGTGGGCGAAACACATCCCACGCTGCTCGAAGACCTTGTTTCCGAACCGTACCCTGGCATTCTGCTACTGGCTGAATTCGATGATGACAGCGCCCGTAAGCAGCAGGCAAAGATCAAGAAACTGCAGAAGCTGCTGCAGGGCATCACCAATAAGGTGACCATCTCGACCGATGCGGAAGAGCAGGAAGATTTCTGGGCTATCCGCCGCGCCGCCGCTTTTGTCATGAGCGCCAACCAGGGTGGCCGTGCCGCTTTGCCGTTCATCGAGGATGCTGCCGTGCCGCCGGAGAAGTTCAAGTTGTTGCTGAACGGTCTGTACGCCCTGCTTGAGAAATATCATCTGGAGATGGCCGTCTGGGGCCACGCCGGTGACGCCAACCTGCATGTCCAGCCGTTGATGGATCTTTCGCAGCTCAGCGATCGCCAGCGCCTGATGAAGCTGATGACCGAGTATAATGCCCTGGTCATCAAGCTGGGTGGCATCATCAGCGCCGAGCACAATGACGGCCGGCTGCGCGCGCCGTTTTTGCAGGCTCAGCATGGTGACGATATGCTGGCGGTGTTCAAGCAGGTCAAGAAGCTGTTTGACCCATACGGCATACTGAATCCGGGAGTCAAATTCGGTACTGACCTGAAGGGTGTGGTGGGCAGTCTGCGTACCAGCTATTCCATCGAACATCTGCACGACTACCTGCCGTACAGCTAG
- a CDS encoding rRNA methyltransferase produces the protein MEDHLDPQLIADGDTRNVVDAYRGWKNEAIKADLARRAFVYHVAIENYQHDFNIGTIVRNANAFNAGGVHIIGKRKWNRRGAMVTDKYLQLYHHESAREFAEWAKVNQMVITGVDNIEGSTDLAVAELPERTVLVFGQEGPGLSPELQAVCRSVVAIEQFGSTRSVNVGVASGILMYEWVRRWVLERR, from the coding sequence ATGGAAGACCATCTTGACCCACAACTGATAGCCGACGGCGATACCCGCAACGTCGTCGATGCATACCGCGGCTGGAAGAACGAAGCTATCAAAGCTGACCTGGCGCGGCGGGCTTTCGTGTACCACGTGGCGATTGAGAACTATCAGCATGATTTCAACATCGGAACGATCGTCCGCAATGCAAATGCCTTCAATGCCGGCGGTGTGCACATCATCGGCAAGCGCAAGTGGAACCGGCGGGGTGCCATGGTGACGGATAAGTACCTGCAGTTATATCACCATGAAAGTGCCCGGGAATTTGCCGAGTGGGCCAAAGTGAATCAAATGGTAATAACCGGGGTGGATAATATCGAAGGCAGCACCGATCTGGCAGTGGCGGAGCTGCCGGAGCGGACGGTGTTGGTGTTCGGGCAGGAGGGGCCCGGGCTGTCGCCGGAGTTGCAGGCGGTCTGCCGGTCGGTGGTGGCTATCGAGCAGTTCGGCTCGACTCGCTCGGTGAACGTGGGCGTCGCTTCGGGTATTCTGATGTACGAGTGGGTGCGGCGTTGGGTACTGGAGCGGCGGTAG
- the uvrB gene encoding excinuclease ABC subunit UvrB, whose protein sequence is MPFSLQSKYQPTGDQPGAIAKLVAGLEAGEKEQTLLGVTGSGKTFTMANIIAERQVPTLILAHNKTLAAQLFSEFRAFFPDSEVHYFVSYFDYYQPEAYIASSDTFIEKDSRINEEIDRLRHAATSSLLTRRDVIIVASVSCIYGIGSVEDYGGMAVHIEKGELRKQDKLVRHLTDIQYQRNDMDFHRGTFRVRGDVVDIFPAGAETAYRVEFFGDEVERITEINPLTGEITAQPNKIAVFPSSHYVTPGDKLKVAIGHIQTELDQRLAEFRQQGKLLEAQRLAQRTKFDLEMMEETGFVKGIENYSRYLTSREPGEQPVTLLDYFPDDFIMMIDESHQTLPQVRGMYNGDRARKEILVEHGFRLPSALDNRPLTFTEFERHMNSVIYVSATPGPYELSHTPEPVEQIIRPTGLLDPPIDIRGTEGQIDDLLAEIRERIDKQERVLVTTLTKRMAEDLSSYMIDIGIKTAYVHSDIDTLERSDILRDLRLGIYDVLVGINLLREGLDLPEVSLVAIIDADKEGFLRSASSLIQIIGRAARHERGQVIMYADNMTDSMRQAISETDRRRGIQEAYNREHGITPRSVAKEVGEGLRAIIPAKDEDKNKIDVRKIPKDEYGNVVRELTAQMELAAANLEFEKAAELRDVIDDIKKRM, encoded by the coding sequence ATGCCATTTTCACTGCAATCCAAGTACCAGCCGACCGGCGATCAACCAGGCGCCATAGCCAAATTAGTGGCCGGTCTTGAAGCTGGCGAGAAAGAACAGACGCTACTGGGCGTGACCGGCAGCGGTAAGACCTTTACCATGGCCAATATCATCGCTGAGCGCCAAGTGCCGACGCTCATTTTGGCACACAACAAGACGCTGGCCGCGCAGCTTTTTTCGGAATTCCGGGCGTTCTTTCCCGACAGCGAAGTCCACTACTTTGTCAGCTACTTCGATTACTATCAGCCGGAAGCATACATCGCCAGCAGTGATACCTTCATCGAGAAAGATTCGCGTATCAACGAGGAGATCGACCGCCTGCGCCACGCCGCCACTTCCTCGTTGCTGACCCGCCGCGATGTCATCATCGTGGCCAGCGTCAGCTGTATCTACGGCATCGGTTCGGTAGAGGACTACGGTGGGATGGCCGTGCATATTGAGAAGGGTGAATTGCGCAAGCAGGACAAGTTGGTGCGCCACCTGACGGATATCCAGTATCAGCGCAATGATATGGATTTCCATCGCGGGACCTTCCGGGTGCGCGGTGACGTGGTGGACATCTTTCCGGCTGGAGCCGAGACGGCCTACCGGGTTGAGTTCTTTGGCGACGAGGTGGAGCGTATCACCGAAATCAACCCGTTGACGGGCGAGATTACCGCCCAGCCCAACAAGATCGCCGTCTTCCCGAGCAGCCACTATGTGACGCCGGGCGACAAGCTGAAGGTCGCCATCGGCCATATCCAGACCGAGCTGGATCAGCGCCTGGCTGAGTTCCGGCAGCAGGGCAAGCTGTTGGAAGCCCAGCGCCTGGCGCAGCGGACCAAGTTCGACCTGGAGATGATGGAAGAGACCGGCTTCGTCAAAGGTATCGAGAATTACTCGCGCTACCTGACGAGCCGTGAGCCGGGCGAACAGCCAGTGACCCTGCTCGATTATTTTCCGGATGACTTTATCATGATGATTGATGAAAGCCACCAGACGCTACCGCAGGTGCGCGGCATGTACAACGGCGACCGGGCCCGCAAAGAGATTCTGGTGGAGCATGGCTTCCGTCTGCCGAGCGCGCTCGATAACCGTCCGCTGACCTTCACTGAATTTGAACGGCACATGAACAGCGTCATCTATGTATCGGCGACACCCGGGCCGTACGAGCTGAGCCATACGCCGGAGCCGGTCGAGCAGATCATCCGGCCGACCGGGCTGTTGGACCCGCCGATCGACATCCGGGGGACCGAGGGACAGATTGACGACCTGCTGGCAGAAATCCGCGAGCGCATCGATAAACAGGAGCGCGTACTGGTGACGACGCTAACCAAGCGGATGGCCGAGGATCTTTCGAGCTATATGATCGATATCGGCATCAAGACGGCCTATGTCCATTCCGACATCGATACGCTGGAGCGTAGTGATATCCTCCGTGATCTACGGCTGGGTATCTATGATGTGCTGGTTGGTATCAACCTGTTGCGTGAGGGCCTGGATTTACCGGAGGTCAGTCTGGTGGCCATCATCGATGCCGATAAGGAAGGCTTCCTGCGCAGTGCTTCCAGCCTGATTCAGATCATCGGCCGGGCGGCGCGGCATGAGCGCGGTCAGGTCATCATGTATGCCGACAATATGACTGACAGTATGCGCCAGGCCATCAGTGAAACCGACCGCCGCCGTGGTATCCAGGAAGCCTACAACCGCGAGCATGGCATTACGCCGCGCAGTGTGGCCAAAGAGGTGGGCGAGGGGCTGCGGGCGATTATTCCGGCCAAGGATGAAGATAAGAATAAGATTGATGTCCGCAAGATTCCTAAGGATGAGTACGGCAATGTGGTGCGCGAGCTGACGGCACAGATGGAGCTGGCGGCGGCCAACCTGGAGTTTGAGAAGGCGGCGGAACTGCGGGATGTGATTGACGATATTAAAAAGCGTATGTAG